The sequence GCTGGTACCCGAGCGCCGCGAGGAGCTGACCACCGAGGGCGGGCTCAATCTGCGGGCGGGCGGCGACGATCTGGCCCAGCGCATCCGCGTCCTGCGCAACCACGGCATCGTGGTCAGCGTCTTCATCGATCCCGAGCTGGACCAGGTGAAGGAGGCGCGGCGCCTGGGGGCGCAGTTCGTGGAGCTGCACACGGGCGACTACGCCGCCCAGCGCGGCGAGGCGGAGCTGGAACAGGCCGCCGAGCGCATCCGCGAGGCGGCCATCGCGGCGCGCCGCTTCGGCCTGCGGGTCAGCGCCGGCCACGGCCTGAACTACCCCAACGTGGGGCGCATCGCCGCCATGCCGGAGATAGAGGAGCTGAACATCGGCCACTCCATCATCGCCCGCGCCGTCTTCGCGGGCCTGGAGGCGGCGGTGCGGGACATGCTGCGGGCCATGGGTCGCTGATCCCCGTCCCCCGGCCAGGGGGACGGCCGGGAAGGAGCTTCATGATGAAGAAGAGCGCCACTCTATTGCAGACCTGACGAGGAGCACATGGACTTCCCGGCGGAACCCTTTCGCATCAAGGTGGTGGAGCGCGTCAAGCGACTGACGCGCGCCGAGCGTGACGAGAAGATCGTGGCCGCCGGCTACAACCTCTTCAGCCTGCGCGCCGAGGACATCTTCATCGACCTGCTCACGGACTCGGGCACCAGCGCCATGAGCGACAACCAGTGGGCCGGCATCATGCACGGCGACGAATCCTACGCCGGCA is a genomic window of bacterium containing:
- a CDS encoding pyridoxine 5'-phosphate synthase gives rise to the protein MRLGVNIDHIATLRQARQGIEPDPLHAVGLVERAGADGIVCHLREDRRHISDRDLKLLRAVVGTHLNLEMAATEEMVNIALDTAPDMVTLVPERREELTTEGGLNLRAGGDDLAQRIRVLRNHGIVVSVFIDPELDQVKEARRLGAQFVELHTGDYAAQRGEAELEQAAERIREAAIAARRFGLRVSAGHGLNYPNVGRIAAMPEIEELNIGHSIIARAVFAGLEAAVRDMLRAMGR